The proteins below come from a single Anguilla rostrata isolate EN2019 chromosome 3, ASM1855537v3, whole genome shotgun sequence genomic window:
- the LOC135250134 gene encoding leucine-rich repeat transmembrane protein FLRT1-like — MAPEGVAELRDWLFLLLLCLTLLAEMLELAAAAAAAAEALQEAEGDVACPTACRCDEGFVYCNDRGLSVIPPLPFSAAVLYLQNNRIDNAGLPTSLERRLTVKVVYLYDNELDDFPMHLPPSLRELHLQDNNIRSLPRSALARLPLLEKLHLDDNSVSTVSIEDQAFADNPRLRLLFLSRNHLSSIPSGLPSSLEELRLDDNRISTIPTHAFRGLSALRRLVLDGNLLANQRIADDTFSRLSNLTELSLVRNSLQTPPVNLPAAHLQRLYLQENALAHVPRGALDGMRRLQKLDLSGNNLTTLPRGLFRDLDSLAQLLVRGNPWYCGCNLRWLHDWLRSRGSSVTVRGLSCQAPERVRGMALRDLTSQMEECDGGGGGGGGGGGGGGGGGGVGGRDRGGGPPVITTTLPPPQGSLFTLRSKRPGLRLPDSGQDYPLGASGVGKTLVLKVKPLTPDTIHITWRAPQPAPSFRLSWLRLGTSPAVGSITETLVPGDRREYLLTALQPRSSYIICMVPLAGGGAKGGGGTDLDETPVCAKTETSDAGQPGSDEDEDRGSEQLTALPLAGIIGGATALVSLALIFGIFCWYGHRAGYLSSREQATYSRGGGGGAGSRAGKHYDDYVESGTKKDTSILEIRGPGFQMTPMAAQQPLRPKPREDYVIHTIFPSNGTSLYKSTQHHIANAGYGTNRGYREGGIPDIDYSYT, encoded by the coding sequence ATGGCTCCTGAGGGCGTGGCCGAGCTCCGGGATTggctcttcctgctgctgctgtgcctgACGCTGCTGGCCGAGATGCTGgagctggcggcggcggcggcggcggcggcggaggcccTCCAGGAGGCGGAGGGCGACGTGGCGTGCCCCACGGCGTGCCGCTGCGACGAGGGCTTCGTCTACTGCAACGACCGCGGGCTGAGCGTCATACCGCCGCTGCCCTTCTCCGCCGCCGTGCTCTACCTGCAGAACAACCGCATCGACAACGCCGGCCTGCCCACCTCGCTGGAGCGGCGGCTGACGGTGAAGGTGGTCTACCTGTACGACAACGAGCTGGACGATTTCCCCATGCACCTGCCGCCGTCGCTGCGCgagctccacctgcaggacaACAACATACGCAGCCTGCCGCGGTCCGCGCTGGCCCGGCTGCCGCTGCTGGAGAAGCTGCACCTGGACGACAACTCCGTCTCCACGGTGAGCATCGAGGACCAGGCCTTCGCCGACAACCCGCGGCTCCGCCTGCTCTTCCTCTCGCGGAACCACCTGTCCAGCATCCCGTCCGGCCTGCCGTCCTCGCTGGAGGAGCTGCGGCTGGACGACAACCGCATCTCCACCATCCCCACGCACGCCTTCCGCGGGCTGTCCGCGCTGCGCCGCCTGGTGCTGGACGGCAACCTGCTGGCCAACCAGCGCATCGCCGACGACACCTTCTCCCGCCTGTCCAACCTGACCGAGCTGTCGCTGGTGCGCAACTCCCTCCAGACGCCCCCGGTCAACCTGCCGGCCGCCCACCTGCAGCGCCTCTACCTGCAGGAGAACGCGCTGGCGCACGTGCCCCGGGGCGCCCTGGACGGCATGCGGCGGCTGCAGAAGCTGGACCTGTCGGGCAACAACCTGACCACCCTGCCGCGCGGCCTGTTCCGGGACCTGGACAGCCTGGCGCAGCTGCTGGTGCGGGGGAACCCCTGGTACTGCGGCTGCAACCTGCGCTGGCTGCACGACTGGCTGCGCAGCCGGGGGTCCTCCGTCACCGTGCGCGGGCTCAGCTGCCAGGCGCCCGAGAGGGTGCGCGGCATGGCCCTCAGGGACCTCACCAGCCAGATGGAGGAGTGCGacggcgggggaggaggaggcggcggcggcggtggtggcggcggcggtggtggcggtgTTGGGGGCAGGGACAGAGGTGGGGGTCCGCCGGTCATCAcgaccaccctccccccaccccagggctCCCTGTTCACGCTCAGATCCAAGCGGCCGGGGCTGAGACTCCCCGACTCGGGTCAGGACTACCCCCTGGGGGCCAGCGGGGTGGGCAAGACGCTGGTGCTCAAGGTGAAGCCCCTCACGCCGGACACCATCCACATCACCTGGCGCGCCCCGCAGCCCGCCCCCTCCTTCCGGCTCAGCTGGCTGCGGCTGGGCACCAGCCCCGCCGTGGGCTCCATCACGGAGACGCTGGTGCCGGGCGACCGGCGCGAGTACCTGCTGACCGCGCTGCAGCCGCGCTCCAGCTACATCATCTGCATGGTGCCGctggccgggggcggggctaagggCGGCGGCGGCACAGACTTGGACGAGACGCCCGTGTGCGCCAAGACGGAGACCTCGGACGCCGGGCAGCCCGGCTcggacgaggacgaggaccGGGGCTCCGAGCAGCTGACCGCCCTCCCGCTGGCGGGCATCATCGGCGGGGCCACGGCCCTGGTGTCCCTGGCCCTCATCTTCGGCATTTTCTGCTGGTACGGGCACCGCGCCGGGTACCTCTCCAGCCGGGAACAGGCCACCTACagccgggggggcggcggcggcgccgggTCCCGCGCGGGCAAGCACTACGATGACTACGTCGAGTCGGGCACCAAGAAAGACACCTCCATCCTGGAGATCCGGGGTCCTGGCTTCCAGATGACCCCCATGGCTGCCCAGCAGCCGCTCCGGCCTAAGCCCCGCGAGGACTACGTCATCCACACCATCTTCCCTTCCAACGGCACCAGCCTGTACAAGAGCACCCAGCACCACATAGCCAACGCCGGCTACGGCACCAACCGCGGCTACCGGGAAGGCGGCATCCCAGACATAGACTACTCCTACACGTGA